AAATCACTCGTTTTAATAAACGGTCCGGGTTAATTCTTATTGAGATGCTGCAAGCTCACAATGTgtcttttcaatttttattgagACTTGCGCCATTCGTTTCTGTATATATCATTCGTTCAACTctgaaaagaaaaggaaaaaagcCTCTTAAACTACGCCATAATCGTTATGTCAGTTTGACGGGACTTAAACAGGATATACCGTCTGCGAAACagatgattttataaaataaaacttagaataaaatgcaaaagCTTTACAAAAGGCCGTTGTAACATTATTTTCCtacaaaataaatcagaaacAAATGACTAAATGCCATCATATTGTGATTATAACATGGAGCAATCTTCGGTTAAACAACACGTATTTCCCTTACGTTttacagacagacggacacacTGTGCGGATGAGAATCGGGCTAGTGTTTGCTGCCATGATGTTTGAGCAATGAGATTCACAAAGCTCTGGTTTGATGGTGGACATGACCAGCAGTTGACGGAACTCAGCTGAAACAGGAAGAGGAAGTTGG
This genomic stretch from Mya arenaria isolate MELC-2E11 chromosome 10, ASM2691426v1 harbors:
- the LOC128204194 gene encoding uncharacterized protein LOC128204194 translates to MQVAFLTYLSNYRSQCLLTVLVVSVFAAPTKRFLFQSQSFLELHQCPPDCRRFLSEAEFRQLLVMSTIKPELCESHCSNIMAANTSPILIRTVCPSVCKTVERMIYTETNGASLNKN